The Halichoerus grypus chromosome 15, mHalGry1.hap1.1, whole genome shotgun sequence genome includes a window with the following:
- the IGSF23 gene encoding immunoglobulin superfamily member 23 — protein sequence MRCPLDAGPGHSPAWKRLLLTGILIASCTCSASLDLPAPTSPDPLTEGASARLPVPRSPNGVLSTSWFQGHKARPETMIFSPEGFPGPNHIGQETLDTQSSLIIGNATAQDTVLETSRGRRSATEQILGQACSNGVMLLTFPYVFEGVIQSDLNYSVILECLASSITPKPVLHWTFNGKPYKIGAMLIIRRLSLEHLGTYVCTAKNSQGQCSSYPVTLSLPQDNVDPTDAEPIEPDPVLTVSGGAAIGLLVAGNIGAMMLIGGISLTIFQSIRTNRQRIRICC from the exons GCATCCTGATCGCATCCTGCACCTGTTCTGCCTCGTTGGACCTGCCCGCCCCCACATCTCCAGACCCCTTGACCGAAGGAGCCAGTGCCCGCCTGCCTGTCCCCAGAAGCCCGAATGGTGTTCTCTCCACTTCTTGGTTCCAAGGGCACAAGGCCCGGCCAGAAACCATGATCTTCTCCCCTGAGGGCTTCCCAGGGCCCAACCACATCGGCCAGGAGACACTGGACACCCAAAGCAGCCTGATCATCGGAAATGCAACAGCTCAAGACACAGTGCTGGAAACCAGCAGAGGACGCAGGAGTGCGACAGAGCAGATACTTGGCCAGG CCTGCTCCAACGGAGTGATGCTGCTGACATTCCCTTATGTCTTCGAGGGCGTTATCCAGAGTGACCTCAACTACTCAGtgatcctggagtgcctggcTTCTTCTATCACCCCCAAACCCGTGCTGCACTGGACCTTCAACGGGAAGCCCTACAAGATTGGGGCTATGCTGATCATCCGGAGGTTGTCCCTGGAACATCTGGGCACCTACGTGTGCACAGCCAAGAACAGCCAGGGACAGTGTTCCTCCTATCCTGTGACCCTCTCGCTGCCGC AAGACAACGTGGATCCCACAGACGCTGAGCCCATCGAGCCAGACCCCGTTCTCACCGTGTCAGGAGGAGCTGCTATAGGCCTCCTCGTGGCTGGAAATATAGGGGCCATGATGCTGATAGGGGGCATAAGCCTCACCATCTTCCAGAGCATAAG GACTAACAGACAAAGAATACGGATATGCTGCTGA